In Spirochaetota bacterium, one genomic interval encodes:
- a CDS encoding SBBP repeat-containing protein, with product MKFKINFFKIFRLSYYKKYFIYILLLFYLFSILSCHQPLQNSFSIVNPKTILVGNSANSTIANKCIIDKNNDIIVVGTSDGVLYGYGLIGTKDVFVLKYDSNLNEPPLVVKRFNCESSNISVSSIIADSKGNYFICGITQGNFNFQNKIGFQDIFILKLDESLNPIFTKIIGSPNGFLHASDIKIESYDNIYITGYTYNSFNGQIINGIQDGFLIKLDNNGNLLWTRIFGVKNSETYGNEMTIDNNNYIYITGSTKGNLNDKIKNGYEDLFLIKYDQNGNQIFTILNGAPNSNTWGINILSDNKGNIYVFGGTTGNLNGISKKGLIDTVILKYTDSGTRIFTISLGGNSSILLPKTISKSKLGFLFLGGTFEGNIIETQFGTITLKGNRDLFIIIFSSEGNFKDIKVLEQPNAILELNTLLFDRFDNLLILGNSNNGYRNFPKIGNIDFFLTNEINLK from the coding sequence ATGAAATTTAAAATAAATTTTTTTAAAATATTTAGATTAAGTTATTATAAAAAATATTTTATTTATATCTTACTTTTATTTTATCTTTTTTCTATTTTATCATGTCATCAACCATTACAAAATAGTTTTTCTATTGTAAATCCAAAAACTATTCTGGTAGGTAATTCTGCAAATTCTACAATTGCAAATAAATGCATCATTGATAAAAACAATGATATAATAGTTGTTGGAACTTCAGATGGTGTTTTATATGGTTATGGATTAATTGGAACTAAAGATGTTTTTGTATTAAAATATGACTCAAATTTAAATGAACCTCCTTTAGTAGTTAAACGATTCAATTGTGAATCTTCAAATATAAGTGTTTCATCAATTATTGCAGATAGTAAAGGTAACTACTTTATTTGCGGAATAACCCAAGGTAACTTTAATTTTCAAAATAAAATTGGATTTCAAGATATATTTATTCTAAAACTTGATGAATCTTTAAATCCAATATTTACTAAGATTATTGGTTCTCCAAATGGTTTTTTGCATGCTTCTGATATTAAAATAGAATCATATGACAATATTTATATTACAGGCTATACTTACAATTCTTTTAATGGCCAAATAATTAATGGTATTCAAGATGGTTTTCTAATAAAGTTAGATAATAATGGAAATCTTTTATGGACTAGAATTTTTGGAGTTAAAAATAGTGAAACTTATGGAAATGAAATGACAATTGATAATAATAATTATATTTATATTACTGGATCAACTAAAGGAAATTTAAATGATAAGATAAAAAATGGATATGAAGATTTATTCCTTATTAAATATGATCAAAACGGAAATCAAATTTTTACTATTTTAAATGGTGCACCAAATTCAAATACTTGGGGAATAAATATATTATCTGATAATAAAGGAAATATTTATGTTTTTGGAGGAACAACTGGAAATTTAAATGGAATTTCTAAAAAAGGACTTATTGACACTGTAATATTAAAATATACAGATAGTGGCACAAGAATATTTACTATATCATTGGGGGGAAATTCTTCTATACTTTTACCAAAAACAATTAGTAAATCAAAACTAGGGTTTTTGTTTTTAGGAGGAACATTTGAAGGAAATATTATTGAAACTCAGTTTGGAACTATTACATTAAAAGGCAATAGAGATCTTTTTATAATAATTTTTTCAAGTGAAGGTAATTTTAAAGATATTAAAGTTTTAGAACAACCAAATGCTATATTAGAATTAAATACTCTTCTTTTTGATAGATTCGATAATTTATTAATCCTGGGAAATTCAAACAATGGTTATCGTAATTTCCCAAAAATTGGAAATATTGACTTTTTTTTAACAAATGAAATAAATTTAAAATAA
- a CDS encoding HEAT repeat domain-containing protein, with product MKKSFQFIIIIFLIISSLNYIVFAQQQQQSGSNNDKYSTVAPEDLTLEELFLGLKNVPLDSLVPIVQAGDDHDLLLIVVQMLAANKSKEAIDLLIKILDIGVNNVKVENGVIVNNFWDVRVEAAYVLGELKAKDAVPKLIEILQKDNDPIVKAYIAMALGKIGDKTVVPVLINLLQIYKNEYKSSNAPLIYGIIVALGDLGDPQAYGVLLEVSQGNFPMYIRQIAIQSIKKIQTGGKS from the coding sequence ATGAAAAAAAGCTTTCAATTTATAATAATTATTTTTTTAATTATTTCTTCATTAAACTATATAGTTTTTGCCCAACAACAGCAACAAAGCGGAAGTAATAATGATAAATATTCTACTGTAGCACCTGAAGATTTAACGTTGGAAGAATTATTTTTGGGTTTAAAAAATGTTCCTCTTGATTCTTTAGTTCCTATTGTTCAAGCAGGTGATGATCATGATCTACTGCTTATTGTTGTTCAAATGTTAGCGGCAAATAAATCAAAAGAAGCTATTGATCTATTAATAAAAATACTTGATATTGGGGTAAATAATGTAAAAGTTGAAAATGGTGTTATTGTAAATAACTTTTGGGATGTAAGAGTAGAAGCTGCATATGTTCTTGGTGAGTTAAAAGCGAAAGATGCTGTGCCCAAACTTATTGAAATTTTGCAAAAGGACAATGATCCTATTGTAAAAGCTTATATCGCTATGGCTTTAGGTAAGATAGGAGATAAAACTGTTGTCCCTGTATTAATTAATTTATTGCAGATTTATAAAAATGAATATAAATCATCAAATGCGCCTTTAATATATGGAATAATAGTAGCTTTAGGAGATTTAGGAGATCCTCAAGCCTATGGTGTTTTGCTTGAAGTTTCACAGGGGAATTTCCCTATGTATATAAGACAAATAGCAATTCAATCTATAAAAAAGATTCAAACAGGTGGTAAAAGTTAA
- a CDS encoding bifunctional enoyl-CoA hydratase/phosphate acetyltransferase: protein MKRLADLLEKTQEKKVKAVIAGSNDEHVLDAIKQATLKNYIVPVFIGNKEETISIAKQIDFDISSYELIDESEENKIAELAIKKVCAEGKSILVKGLINTGIILKYVLDKQYGLNIGNTLSHVAIMEIPGFEKLYFITDAALNIDPTLEQKIDIVKNAVKVANSIGIENPKVALIGANEKVSLKMKATTDAAIITKMAERGEIKNCIIDGPLALDIAISLEALKIKKVSSPINGDADILVVPDIDAGNVLYKSIIYFAKAETAGIICGAKIPVVVTSRSDSALSKLYSIVLATYYQ from the coding sequence ATGAAAAGGTTAGCTGATTTATTAGAAAAAACTCAAGAGAAAAAAGTTAAAGCAGTTATAGCTGGTTCCAATGATGAGCATGTTTTAGATGCTATAAAACAAGCAACATTAAAAAACTATATTGTTCCTGTTTTTATTGGAAATAAAGAAGAGACAATAAGTATTGCAAAACAGATTGATTTTGATATCTCAAGTTATGAATTAATTGATGAAAGTGAAGAAAACAAGATTGCTGAGTTAGCTATAAAAAAAGTTTGTGCGGAGGGAAAATCAATTCTTGTTAAAGGTTTAATTAATACTGGTATAATATTGAAATATGTTTTAGATAAACAATATGGATTAAATATAGGTAATACTTTAAGTCATGTTGCTATAATGGAAATTCCTGGTTTTGAAAAATTATACTTTATAACTGATGCTGCATTAAATATTGATCCCACACTTGAACAAAAAATTGACATTGTTAAAAATGCTGTAAAAGTTGCAAATTCTATAGGAATTGAGAATCCCAAAGTAGCTTTAATAGGAGCAAATGAAAAAGTATCATTAAAAATGAAAGCAACAACTGATGCTGCAATAATAACTAAGATGGCGGAAAGAGGGGAAATAAAGAATTGTATTATTGACGGACCACTTGCATTAGATATAGCTATTTCTTTAGAAGCATTAAAGATTAAAAAGGTTAGTTCTCCTATAAATGGAGATGCAGATATTCTAGTGGTTCCAGATATAGATGCTGGAAATGTCCTTTATAAATCTATTATTTATTTTGCAAAGGCAGAGACAGCTGGTATTATATGTGGAGCGAAAATTCCAGTTGTTGTTACATCAAGGTCTGATAGTGCTTTATCTAAACTATATTCTATTGTTCTTGCTACTTATTATCAATAA
- a CDS encoding N-acetylneuraminate synthase family protein, translating to MISTKLIAEIGLNHCGDINRAINLINKAINSGADYIKFQYFKSENLFNFNEYKKLLNLNDIFNNKIDKLLLNDQDFIKTINYCITNNIRFGISFFSKIDIINISNLYYKIFEKNLFSHISFLKIASGEVNDVPLLEEYLKISLKFNIPILISVGATSDSEISFLLKFFKKIKNNIVLLHCRIKYPADFDNFNLCRIEYLRKKFKVKTGLSDHSIGIEIPLLSLKYKPEFIEKHFTDSREIKQADNPISSNEDEFRIIKNFILKYDSINGDGKFNLLENEKNELKYARKGIYLNKNKQLNEKIDDNDIITLRPNLFFNDAFNYKRAINKKLKNNKDILSPLDIKNDIK from the coding sequence ATGATATCTACTAAACTAATAGCTGAAATTGGACTTAACCACTGTGGAGATATAAATAGAGCAATTAATTTAATAAACAAAGCTATAAATTCAGGGGCTGATTACATTAAATTTCAATATTTTAAAAGCGAAAACCTCTTCAATTTTAATGAATATAAAAAATTATTAAATTTGAATGATATTTTTAATAATAAAATAGATAAATTGCTCTTAAATGATCAAGACTTTATTAAAACAATCAATTATTGTATCACAAACAATATAAGATTTGGAATCTCATTTTTTTCAAAAATTGATATCATTAATATTTCAAATCTTTATTATAAAATATTTGAGAAAAACCTTTTCTCACATATATCATTTCTTAAAATTGCATCAGGAGAAGTCAATGATGTTCCTTTATTGGAAGAATATTTAAAAATATCATTAAAATTCAATATACCAATTCTTATCTCTGTTGGGGCTACTTCAGATAGTGAAATAAGTTTTTTATTAAAATTTTTTAAGAAAATAAAAAATAATATAGTACTCCTTCATTGCAGAATTAAATATCCTGCTGACTTTGACAACTTTAATCTTTGTAGGATAGAATATTTAAGAAAAAAATTTAAAGTTAAAACTGGTCTCTCAGACCACTCAATTGGAATTGAAATACCTCTTTTATCACTTAAATACAAACCAGAGTTTATTGAAAAACATTTTACAGATTCAAGAGAAATTAAACAAGCTGATAACCCAATATCATCAAATGAAGATGAATTTAGAATTATTAAAAATTTTATTTTAAAATATGATTCTATAAATGGAGATGGAAAATTCAATTTATTAGAAAATGAAAAAAATGAATTAAAATATGCAAGGAAAGGAATCTATTTAAATAAAAATAAACAATTAAATGAGAAAATAGATGATAATGATATTATAACTTTAAGACCTAATCTTTTTTTTAATGATGCTTTTAATTATAAAAGAGCAATAAATAAAAAATTAAAAAATAACAAAGATATATTATCTCCTTTAGATATAAAGAATGATATAAAATAA